Proteins encoded in a region of the Phoenix dactylifera cultivar Barhee BC4 chromosome 3, palm_55x_up_171113_PBpolish2nd_filt_p, whole genome shotgun sequence genome:
- the LOC103723235 gene encoding LOW QUALITY PROTEIN: uncharacterized protein C57A7.06-like (The sequence of the model RefSeq protein was modified relative to this genomic sequence to represent the inferred CDS: inserted 1 base in 1 codon; deleted 2 bases in 2 codons): MAKAKKKSKERRKKGSGPHLPSCLRKEIDLLNPNPNPNPKSSEHDSGSDGEVGVVNVYEYEEPLPQEESKKNRRFDSVENYEYEFPAEFEDEDVPSDDEEDDDIPSDKSDEEEKGDRHLRMLQGITGMPGEAFEGKEKKKAVLVDFQGNVGDGQISIHDLLDPLHDKPGYSKLRRRLDHLEMKQMPFQAPLPKVEREKLERKVAYEHSKKDVTKWEPLVKRNREAPFLYFDEDVNLGFSTVGAIASKFEPRTEFEKKMALLVQNPEVMEAHEKDGSRPLELNKISVEDVKDHQNRLAKMRSLLFRHEMKAKHVKKIKSKTYHRILKKEKLKATSAEMQMDTEAAKDYAMKQEFKRVEERMTLKHXNNSKWARRILQHGLEVQDEGTRAAIAEQLHKHELLTKKVNTMKETNSSDDSSDEDSEEVLPRTGTEQASKLLNRAKEKTATVMEEEDEIPKSGVFALPFMERGLKKRQEVAYEEARLALQEYDKSLRQLEEDDESESPKLAKVSGRKVFGGAKKQPQESHKRMSSDNVGTSDGEDDIEATEHEEVGLGVNSESQEVQVGSSLRDESETHQDAVFKSFDDMIKNPSPKTTYEVAIFASNSWKLMTCENAVNSTTAQAKAIENPIPTEVIKFQFGCWPYTWLARFQETDQNSDSDSDEEMVDGFLSSNAQADYELPSQADLIHRAFAGDDVEAEFEKDKMELLNEENPEPEKPVLVPGWGQWAHVQQKKGMPSWMIEEHNNAKRKREEALKKRKDANLKHVIISENTDKKAEKLLTKNLPHPYKSKEVYEQSIRMPIGPDYNPAISVRALNRPAVVKRAGILIKPIQFEEVDAREKLEEPKRVIRKDQLIEECNGPDME; encoded by the exons ATGGCAAAGGCCAAGAAGAAAAgcaaagagaggaggaagaaaggatCTGGTCCCCACCTCCCT TCTTGTCTCCGCAAGGAGATCGATctcctaaaccctaaccctaaccctaaccctaagtcTTCTGAGCATGACTCTGGATCTGATGGAGAAGTGGGAGTTGTCAATGTATATGAGTACGAGGAGCCGCTCCCCCAAGAGGAATCGAAAAAGAATCGACGGTTCGATTCTGTGGAGAACTATGAGTACGAGTTCCCGGCAGAGTTCGAG GACGAGGATGTGCCTTCGgatgatgaagaggatgatgatatCCCGTCGGACAAGtcggatgaagaggagaaaggtgaTAGACATCTGAGGATGCTCCAGGGGATCACCGGCATGCCCGGCGAGGCATTTGAAG gtaaggaaaagaagaaggcggTTTTAGTGGACTTTCAAGGGAATGTGGGTGATGGGCAGATCAGCATCCACGATCTTTTGGACCCTCTTCATGACAAGCCTGGGTATAGCAAGCTTAGGAGGAGATTGGATCACCTGGAAATGAAGCAGATGCCCTTTCAGGCCCCACTTCCGAAGGTGGAGAGGGAGAAGTTGGAGAGGAAGGTGGCCTACGAGCATTCAAAGAAGGACGTCACTAAGTGGGAGCCGTTGGTGAAGAGGAACAGAGAGGCCCCTTTTCTGTATTTTGATGAGGATGTGAATTTGGGCTTCTCAACTGTTGGAGCTATTGCTTCTAAATTTGAACCAAGGACAGAGTTTGAGAAGAAGATGGCTTTGCTGGTCCAGAATCCAGAAGTTATGGAGGCCCATGAGAAAGATGGTTCCAGACCTCTCGAGCTAAACAAG ATCTCTGTTGAAGATGTGAAAGACCACCAGAATCGCCTTGCTAAAATGCGTAGCCTTCTTTTCCGTCATGAGATGAAGGCGAAGCATGTTAAGAAAATTAAATCCAAGACATATCATCGTATTTTGAAGAAAGAGAAACTGAAGGCAACATCAGCTGAAATGCAGATGGAtactgaagctgctaaagattATGCTATGAAACAGGAATTCAAACGTGTAGAG GAACGTATGACTTTGAAGC AAAACAACTCGAAATGGGCAAGGCGTATCTTACAGCATGGATTAGAAGTACAAGACGAGGGCACTCGAGCTGCCATAGCTGAACAACTTCACAAGCATGaacttttgacc aaaaaagtgAATACGATGAAAGAAACTAACAGCAGTGATGACAGTAGTGATGAGGATTCTGAAGAAGTCTTACCTAGAACAGGCACCGAACAGGCTTCCAAGCTTCTAAACAGGGCAAAAGAAAAGACAGCTACTGTcatggaagaggaggatgagATACCAAAATCAGGAGTCTTTGCATTGCCTTTCATG GAACGTGGTCTAAAAAAGCGACAGGAGGTAGCTTATGAAGAAGCTCGCCTTGCTCTTCAAGAGTATGATAAATCTCTGAGGCAgcttgaggaggatgatgagtcagaAAGCCCAAAATTAGCAAAAGTTAGTGGTAGAAAGGTTTTTGGGGGTGCTAAAAAGCAGCCGCAAGAGTCTCATAAGAGAATGAGTTCGGATAATGTTGGCACTAGTGATGGTGAAGATGACATTGAAGCTACTGAACATGAGGAAGTTGGGCTTGGAGTAAATAGCGAGTCACAGGAAGTACAGGTTGGATCTTCTCTCCGTGATGAATCTGAAACTCATCAGGATGCTGTATTTAAG AGTTTCGATGACATGATCAAAAACCCTAGTCCAAAGACGACATATGAAGTTGCGATATTTGCTTCAAATTCCTGGAAATTG ATGACATGTGAAAATGCAGTAAATAGCACTACTGCACAAGCCAAGGCCATTGAGAATCCTATTCCCACTGAGGTCATCAAG TTTCAATTTGGTTGCTGGCCTTATACTTGGCTTGCTAGATTCCAGGAAACGGATCAGAACAGTGATTCAGATTCTGATGAGGAGATGGTGGATGGGTTCCTGTCATCCAATGCACAAGCTgattatgaacttccttctcaAGCTGACCTTATACACCGTGCTTTTGCTGGTGATGATGTGGAGGCCGAGTTTGAGAAGGACAAAATGGAGCTACTTAATGAGGAGAACCCTGAACCTGAAAAACCAGTTCTGGTTCCTGGATGGGGACAATGGGCTCACGTTCAACAGAAGAAAGGCATGCCTTCTTGGATGATAGAAGAACATAACAATGCcaagaggaagagggaagaagccctaaagaagaggaaggatgcaAATCTCAAACATGTTATTATTTCAGAGAATACTGATAAGAAG GCGGAAAAACTTCTCACAAAGAATTTGCCCCATCCCTATAAATCAAAAGAAGTTTATGAGCAGAGCATCCGCATGCCGATTGGTCCTGACTATAACCCAGCAATATCAGTTAGAGCACTTAATCGGCCTGCG GTTGTCAAGAGAGCTGGGATCTTAATAAAGCCAATTCAGTTTGAGGAGGTAGATGCCCGTGAGAAGCTGGAGGAACCCAAACGGGTTATACGGAAGGACCAg TTAATCGAGGAATGCAATGGTCCAGATATGGAATGA
- the LOC120110100 gene encoding uncharacterized protein LOC120110100 translates to MDDDRRPPSPEPSERSVSPDTPRSAAGQAGLAGVYQLMAQVLQQQQMMQLAAMPSADSCYERFRRLNPPTFEGGSDPMAAETWIREMEKMFRALHFPDEVTVRLATSMLTGNAEYWWTAMETAYAVDRLTWRDFKRMFYNQYFPDSVHLAKQNEFLTLTQTDQMSVLEYANKFNELGRFCPQFMEDERSKVNRFEQGLRLRLT, encoded by the exons ATGGATGACGACCGGAGACCACCCTCCCCGGAGCCCAGCGAGCGGTCAGTTTCCCCGGATACTCCACGGTCTGCAGCAGGTCAGGCAGGCCTAGCCGGAGTGTATCAGCTTATGGCGCAAGTGCTGCAACAGCAGCAGATGATGCAGTTGGCCGCTATGCCATCAGCAGACTCCTGCTATGAGAGGTTCCGCCGACTGAACCCTCCGACCTTTGAGGGTGGGTCTGATCCTATGGCGGCAGAAACATGGATCCGGGAGATGGAAAAGATGTTCCGAGCCCTCCACTTTCCTGATGAGGTGACAGTCCGGCTGGCGACCTCTATGCTGACAGGAAACGCCGAATACTGGTGGACGGCCATGGAGACGGCTTATGCCGTTGACAGACTCACCTGGAGGGACTTTAAGAGGATGTTTTACAATCAATACTTTCCGGACTCAGTTCACCTGGCGAAgcagaatgagtttttgacactgACCCAGACTGACCAGATGTCCGTTCTGGAGTACGCCAATAAATTTAACGAACTGGGACGATtttgcccccagttcatggaggatGAGAGAAGTAAGGTGAACCGGTTTGAGCAGGGATTGAG gttgaggctgacctga